The Polyangium mundeleinium genome contains the following window.
CGTGCATCCCCGCGAGCAGTGACGCCTTGCAGGCGGCGTAGCCCTCTCGCCAGTGCTGCACGAAGCCGCCCCACATGTTGTGGAGCATCGCCTCGGAGTTCTTGACCGCGAAGCGCGCTGCGAGGTCGATGGCGGCGTGGCCAAAGCGGTAGCCGAGCGTGATGTCGCCGCGGGCGCAGAGGAACATCCCGAAGTTCATGCAGCCGGAGATCGAATTCTTCGAGAGCCCGTAGCGCAGCGTGTTCTCGAGGATCTTCGCGACCGTGATGCCGAGGTTGTTCGTGGCCAGGAAGTAGCAGGGGACAAAGAGCTCCTGGAGCACGTCCTGCATGGCCAGGATCTCCGGGTCCACGAGCGGCGGCAGGCTGGGCAGCGCTTCGATCGTCGTTTCCCGGACGAGATCCATCGCCCTCTGCACCTCGGCGTCGAGCATGGCTTCGTCGGGGAAGGCGGGCAGGTCGAGCCCGAATCCGCGGAGGGCCGCGAGCCCCTCCGCGAGCGCGGCCGGCAGGTCGTTCTTGAGCACCTGCACGCTCATCTTGAGCCGGAGCACCTCGGTGCGATCGAGCCTGCCCTCGGTATGTTCGAGGCAACGCCCGAGCTCGGCGAGGCCCTCGTCGTGCCGACCGGCGAGCGCGAGCATGAGGCCCATTTTCTTCGCATACGCGAGGCGGAGGGCATGCGTTGACGTCCAGGCGTCTTCCGGCAGGCGCGAGAGGCCCTGCTCGAGGTAGTGCAGGGCGGAGCCGAACGCGGCCGACTCCTCGGCGCGGAGGGCGGCGTCGAGGTTCATGCGCGCGAGGCAGAGGCGCTCGGCGCTGTCCGTGACGAGGTCGCCCGCGGCGTTCAAGTGGCCGACGACGTCGAAGAGGCTCGGGCCGTCCGCGAGATCCATGTGCCCTGCGAGGTGCCGGCCGATGCGGAGGCGGTAGGCGGCCCGATCTGCCTCGGGGATCATCGCGTACGCGCCCTCCTGGACCTTGTCGTGCGCGAAGCGGTAGCCGCTCCGGTTGGCGACGAGCAGCCCCTCCTCGACGGCGCGCCCCAGGCGGCCATACGCCTCCTCCGGCGAGCAAGCGAGCAAGGCGGCGAGCAAGTCGAGGTCGAAGCGACTCCCGATCGCCGCGCCGAGCCATAACGATTCCTGCGTTCGCGCCGGCAGCCGCCCGATGGTGCGCACCATGAGGTCGACGACGTTCTCCGTGTACGCGAGCGCTTCGATCCGCGCGAGATCCCACCGCCACCCCGCGTCGAACGTGTACGTGAGCACGCCGTGGTCGTGGAGGGACTGAACGAGACGTTTGACGAAGAACGGGTTGCCTCCCGTTTTCTTGAGCACCACGTCGGCGAGCGGGCCGGTGTCCTCGCGTTCGAGGCAATCGCCGAGCATGGCGAGCAGGTGGCGCCGCACGAGCGGGGCGAGGACGATATCGCACACCAAAAGCCCTCCACGCTTGAGCTCCCCGAGCGTCCTCATGAACGGGTGCGCGGGCGACACCTCGTTGTCGCGGTAGGCGCCGCAAAAGAAGAGCGCTTCGAGCGAAGGGTCGGCGAGGAGGGTGCGGAGCAATCCGAGGCCCGCGGCGTCGATCCACTGCAGGTCGTCGAGGAAAAGGACGAGCGGGTGTTCGTGCCGCGCGAACACCGAGACGAGCAGCAAGAAACACTGGCTCAGGCGGTTCTGCGTTTCGAGGGGGCTCAGCGCAGGGACGGGCGGCTGCGGGCCGATCACGTGGGACAGGGAGGGGATGACGTCGCAGACGACCTGCCCGTTGGGCCCGAGCGCTTCGAGGAGCGCGCTCCGCCACCGGAGGATACGCGCCTCGCTTTCGGCGAGGATCTGTCGCACGAGGCCATCGAATGCCTGGATGAACCCGCTGTAGGGCGTCGCGCGGTGGTACTGGTCGTGTTTGCCGCTCGTGAAGTAGCCCTTCTGCCGCGCGAGTGGTTTCAGGATTTCCTGCACGAGCGAGGACTTGCCGATGCCCGAATAGCCGGAGACGAGCACGATTTCCCGGCTCCCTGCGAGCGCGCGTTCGAATGCAGAGGTGAGCGCCTGGATGTCGTGCTCACGGCCGTAGAGCTTCTGGTGGATCCGGAAGAGGTCGGTGCGATCGTGCTGCCCGGGGAGGAAAGGCGTGATGTGCCCGCGGTTTTGCAAAACCTCGCGGCAGTGCTGGAGGTCGTCGAGCAAGCCTTCGGCGCTCTGGTAGCGGTCCTCGGCGTTTTTCTCGAGCAGCTTGAGCACGACGCCGGAGACCGCCTCGGGGATGGCCAGATGAAGGCGGGAGGGCGGCGTGGGCGAGACGGCGAGGTGCGCGTGGATGAGCTCCATGGGATCGACGCCCTCGAAGGGGGGGCGGCCCGTGAGCGCCTGGTAGAGAAGGGTCCCGAGCGCATAAAGATCGGTCCGGTCATCGACGCCGCGGTTCATCCGACCCGTCTGCTCGGGGGAGACGTAGGGCAGCACGTCGGCGAGCACGGTCGGCGCGTAGAGCATTTCGTGCGCGCGGGTGATCTCGGCGTCGGCGCCGAAGCCGGTGATCTTGACCGCGCCGCCCTCGCCGAGGAGCACGTTCCGCGGGCGGAGATCGCGGTGAACGAGCCCCTCGGCGTGTAGGGCGGCGAGGCCTTCGGCGAGCGCGATCGCAAGATCGAGCGCCTCGCCCACGGGCATCCTGCGTGAAGGACGCGCGGCGAGGGTCTGCGCGAGGTCGCGGCCCGGGAAGTCTTCGAGGACGACGAGCAACGCGCCGGCGCGCTCCTCGACGCCCCGCACCGCGACGAGGCGCGGCGAGGTGATATGCGCGAGGCGTTCGTACTGCTGCTTGAATCGAGCGATTTCGGCGGAGCGCGCGCCCTCGGGGCGCAAGACCTTGAGCAGGACGGCCGTGTCGCCCTCGCTGCGCGCGCGGTAGAGGGTGAAGGAGTCCGTCTCCTCGGTCTTTTCGCCGAGCGCGTAGCCTGTACCGGCCATCATGGGAAAACCTCGCTCGTCTGCCGGGCGCGGTCGCGAGCGATCTGTTTATGCCACAGGGGCGATGCCGCGGAGCGGGTTTCCGGGTTCGCCAGGCCGGGGGGCCAAGCCGTACTACTTGGTTGCTTTGAGCGTGGTGTAGGCGGTGATCAGATTCCGGTAGTCCGGGATGTGGTTCGAGAACAACGTTCCCAGGCCCTCCACGTCGTTCCGCCAGTCGCGGTGCAGCTCGCATGCGACCCCGAACCAGCTCATGAGCTGCGCGCCGGCGGCGGCCATGCGCCTCCACGCGGCGTCCCGGGTCACCTCGTTGAACGTGCCCGAGGCGTCGGTGACCACGAAGACCTCATACCCTTCCTCCAGGGCCGAGAGCGCCGGGAATGCCACGCAGACCTCGGTGACGACGCCGGCGATGAGGAGCTGCTTTTTCCCGGTCGCCTTGACCGCGCGGACGAAGTCCTCGTTGTCCCAGGCGTTGATTTGCCCCGGGCGCGGAATGAACGGTGCGTCGGGGAACATCTGCTTGAGCTCGGGCACGAGCGGGCCGTTCGGGCCGTCCTCGAAGCTGGTGGTCAGGATCGTCGGCAGTTTGAAGTACTTCGCGAGGTCGGCCAGGGCGAGGACGTTGTTCTTGAACTTGTCGGGATCGAAGTCGCGGACGAGCGACAGCAATCCGGCCTGGTGGTCGACGAGCAGGACAGCGGCGTTGTTCTTGTCGAGACGGGTATAGGGCGTGCTCATGATGGATCCTTCTCCTCGGGGAGGTATGTACACCCGTCTGCGGATCCCACGTCCCGAATTTCATCCGTACGTTTCCAGCAGCGTACACAGCCGCACGTGCACGGGGACGCGGCCCAGGTAGCTCTCGCGGAGCGCGGGATCGGCGATCTTCTCGAGCTGCGCCTCGGTTGCCTCTTTCAAGTGGACCAGCGTCGTCACGGCTTTGCCGCGCTCTCCGAGGGCGTCGAACGCCTGGAACAAGACGAGGCCGAGCGCGACGCGTCGGCGGTGATCCACGACCCCAAGCGCTTCGCCTTGCGCGAGCGCCTCCTCGCAGAGGGCCTGCGCCTCGTCGGCCCGACCTGCGGAGAGGCGCGCTGCGGCGCGTACGGTCGTGTGCCAGAGCTCCGCGAGGGGCATGCCCTTCACGGCAGGCTCGAGATCCACGAGCGCAGGCTCGACGTCGTCGAGGTCCCCGCCCTCGACGCGCGCTTCGAGGATCGCGAGGCGCGCGTACAGGCCGAGCAGGCCTTCGTCGAGCGCGTCGGCCTCCTTCGCGACGGCCTCGCCGAGGCGGATGCCCTCCGCGATCGCCCCCCGATCGAGCGCGATCGAGGAGAGCACGCATCGGCCGAGCAGCACGGCCTGGCTGCCGGGAGGCGACGCGGCGAGCGCGCGCTCGACGAGGGCGCTCGCCTCCTCGAACGCGCCGAGCGCGAGGAGAAGCGAGGCCACGTGGATCTCGGCGTGGGGCCCGTAGCGCTGGTCGCCCGCCTCGCGGAAGCCACGCGCGCTCAGGCGGTGGAGCTCGAGCGCGTCCCACAGGTCTTGCTCGACGTGGCGCGCCCAGCACCCCTGGGCGTGGGCGAGCCACGCCATGACCGATGGATCCACCGCCGCGAGGCCCATCGAGAGGTCCTCCATGCGCCGCAGGTACCGCTTGGCCGA
Protein-coding sequences here:
- the ycaC gene encoding isochorismate family cysteine hydrolase YcaC translates to MSTPYTRLDKNNAAVLLVDHQAGLLSLVRDFDPDKFKNNVLALADLAKYFKLPTILTTSFEDGPNGPLVPELKQMFPDAPFIPRPGQINAWDNEDFVRAVKATGKKQLLIAGVVTEVCVAFPALSALEEGYEVFVVTDASGTFNEVTRDAAWRRMAAAGAQLMSWFGVACELHRDWRNDVEGLGTLFSNHIPDYRNLITAYTTLKATK
- a CDS encoding AAA family ATPase; protein product: MMAGTGYALGEKTEETDSFTLYRARSEGDTAVLLKVLRPEGARSAEIARFKQQYERLAHITSPRLVAVRGVEERAGALLVVLEDFPGRDLAQTLAARPSRRMPVGEALDLAIALAEGLAALHAEGLVHRDLRPRNVLLGEGGAVKITGFGADAEITRAHEMLYAPTVLADVLPYVSPEQTGRMNRGVDDRTDLYALGTLLYQALTGRPPFEGVDPMELIHAHLAVSPTPPSRLHLAIPEAVSGVVLKLLEKNAEDRYQSAEGLLDDLQHCREVLQNRGHITPFLPGQHDRTDLFRIHQKLYGREHDIQALTSAFERALAGSREIVLVSGYSGIGKSSLVQEILKPLARQKGYFTSGKHDQYHRATPYSGFIQAFDGLVRQILAESEARILRWRSALLEALGPNGQVVCDVIPSLSHVIGPQPPVPALSPLETQNRLSQCFLLLVSVFARHEHPLVLFLDDLQWIDAAGLGLLRTLLADPSLEALFFCGAYRDNEVSPAHPFMRTLGELKRGGLLVCDIVLAPLVRRHLLAMLGDCLEREDTGPLADVVLKKTGGNPFFVKRLVQSLHDHGVLTYTFDAGWRWDLARIEALAYTENVVDLMVRTIGRLPARTQESLWLGAAIGSRFDLDLLAALLACSPEEAYGRLGRAVEEGLLVANRSGYRFAHDKVQEGAYAMIPEADRAAYRLRIGRHLAGHMDLADGPSLFDVVGHLNAAGDLVTDSAERLCLARMNLDAALRAEESAAFGSALHYLEQGLSRLPEDAWTSTHALRLAYAKKMGLMLALAGRHDEGLAELGRCLEHTEGRLDRTEVLRLKMSVQVLKNDLPAALAEGLAALRGFGLDLPAFPDEAMLDAEVQRAMDLVRETTIEALPSLPPLVDPEILAMQDVLQELFVPCYFLATNNLGITVAKILENTLRYGLSKNSISGCMNFGMFLCARGDITLGYRFGHAAIDLAARFAVKNSEAMLHNMWGGFVQHWREGYAACKASLLAGMHAGLETGQYIWAFYNTVNGITNSLLRGIPLSDLLAEAQSYQPMRKLDEFNTITWMVGAAGQLAHQLSVETTHPEKLEGRWVDIGEVIEASRRINNQASLFFAHFYVMILCVFQGAFEQAARTALPMNTEIPGVAAWHGNPAFHFYAGVALTQAADAVSPDERACFLARAELLAERLSRWAELCPDNLAHRSALLLAELERTRGDPRAAGDRYDEAIALAARGGYLHDEALANELAGLFFRALGKTTIARAYLTEAHRVYGQWGATEVMRRLERSYPDLVPNEILRGARGPAAAGPAGTALDIGSVLKASQAISGEIVLDRLLDALMRILVENTGARRGVLLLLRNGQLVVEAEHYIGEAPVHARSATPLERRADLPTGVVTYVARTRETVVLDDHAIDGPFGRDPWFASARPRSSLAAPIVYKGSLAGVIYLENDLTRSAFTPDRVEVIRLLSAQAAISIENARLYADLQQENAERRRAEASVRESQELLHAIVDNTTAVIFAKDLEGRFVFVNRCLEEMYHVRREEILGKTDHDFLPREVAERYRAQDRRIERENRAIEFDDSAPYEEQARAFMTVKFPLRDAAGKPYGTGGISTDVTSRNRAEEVLRRSYSLLEATLESTADGILVVDGARHAVRYNRRFAEMWGIPEDVLAGGLDDVFLSFVRDQLLEPEPFLQKVRAIYAAPEESFIDTLVFGDGRIIERYSQPQRLGDRVVGRVFSFRDVTARVHAERQRDRLLLDEQHARAAAEEAVRLRDDFLSIASHELRTPLTSLQLAIQSLGQRLSRGMDPERVRASVALSGRQIKRLATLVDMLLDVSRIQAGRLELNPTRVDLRALVEEVVTHLGDQIAQSGSTLDVRAGPPVVGFWDPYRLEQVVTNLLTNAIKFGKEKPLEITIESEGPCARLSVTDHGIGIPAEVQTHLFERFQRGVSSRHYGGLGLGLYITRTIVEAHGGRIFLSSEVGQGSTFRVELPLSPDPSSSEPSGG